A single genomic interval of Ramlibacter pinisoli harbors:
- a CDS encoding universal stress protein, which translates to MYKKILLAYDGSDAGQKALLDCQDLAQWSQSELCMIAVMPSAMSFVGLEGGVYDVELEERERAKYQSILQDGLRRLEQAGYVARGEVVTGEAVDEISKFARKIGADLIVVGHKHLDSWAARWWRGSISGALIEQAPCSVLCVITS; encoded by the coding sequence ATGTACAAGAAAATCCTGTTGGCCTACGACGGCAGCGACGCCGGCCAGAAGGCGCTGCTCGATTGCCAGGACCTGGCCCAGTGGAGCCAGTCCGAGCTCTGCATGATCGCGGTCATGCCCTCGGCCATGAGCTTCGTCGGCCTGGAGGGCGGCGTCTACGACGTCGAACTCGAGGAGCGTGAACGCGCCAAGTACCAGTCCATCCTGCAGGACGGCCTGCGGCGCCTCGAGCAGGCCGGCTACGTCGCCCGCGGCGAGGTGGTCACCGGCGAGGCGGTCGACGAGATCAGCAAGTTCGCCCGCAAGATCGGCGCCGACCTCATCGTGGTCGGCCACAAGCACCTCGACAGCTGGGCCGCCCGCTGGTGGCGCGGTTCCATCTCCGGCGCCCTGATCGAACAGGCGCCTTGCAGCGTCCTCTGCGTCATCACTTCATGA
- a CDS encoding cobyric acid synthase, whose protein sequence is MAARCVMVLGTTSGAGKSWLATALCRWYARRGLKVAPFKAQNMSNNARVVAGGEIGSAQYFQALAARAEPQVRMNPLLLKPETDTHSQVVLLGQVDEALTRMAWRDRSRQVWPRLAQALDELRAGHDVVVIEGAGSPAEINLQSSDVVNMRVAQHAGARCLLVTDIDRGGAFAHLYGTWALLPPRERALLRGFVLNKFRGDAALLAPGPQQLQQLTGIPTVGVLPLWRGHGLPEEDGWFGVDTPPVGPAAGGGRESRTVAVVAYPRISNLDEFQPLARLPGVRLRWVRAPQELAGADWVVLPGSKHTSGDLAWLRAQGLDRAVAAHAGQGGAVLGLCGGLQMLGEALVDPHGIDGNGPGLGLLPLVTAFERDKVVAPARETFGEVTGPWAGLSGVAVRGYEIHHGHTAPHPAMAPGRAVLPRGLGWQNAAGNVLGVYLHGLFEDAGVQQALFGARTPGLDTVFDGLADFLERHVAASVLEDLIR, encoded by the coding sequence ATGGCGGCCAGGTGCGTCATGGTGCTGGGCACGACCAGCGGCGCGGGCAAGAGCTGGCTCGCCACGGCACTGTGCCGCTGGTATGCGCGGCGCGGCCTGAAGGTCGCGCCGTTCAAGGCGCAGAACATGAGCAACAACGCGCGCGTCGTCGCCGGCGGCGAGATCGGCAGCGCGCAGTACTTCCAGGCCCTGGCCGCGCGCGCCGAGCCGCAGGTGCGGATGAACCCGCTGCTGCTCAAGCCCGAGACCGACACGCACAGCCAGGTGGTGCTGCTCGGGCAGGTCGACGAGGCGCTCACGCGCATGGCCTGGCGCGACCGCAGCCGCCAGGTGTGGCCGCGCCTGGCCCAGGCGCTCGACGAGCTGCGGGCCGGGCATGACGTGGTCGTCATCGAGGGCGCGGGGTCGCCGGCCGAGATCAACCTGCAGTCCAGCGACGTCGTGAACATGCGCGTCGCGCAGCACGCCGGCGCGCGCTGCCTGCTGGTGACCGACATCGACCGCGGCGGTGCCTTTGCCCACCTGTACGGCACCTGGGCGCTGTTGCCGCCCCGTGAGCGGGCGCTGCTGCGCGGCTTCGTGCTCAACAAGTTCCGGGGCGACGCCGCATTGCTGGCGCCGGGCCCGCAGCAGCTGCAGCAGCTCACGGGCATCCCGACCGTCGGCGTGCTGCCGCTGTGGCGCGGGCATGGCCTGCCCGAGGAGGACGGCTGGTTCGGCGTCGATACACCCCCGGTCGGCCCCGCCGCCGGCGGCGGGCGCGAGAGCCGGACCGTGGCCGTCGTCGCCTATCCGCGCATCAGCAATCTCGACGAGTTCCAGCCGCTGGCGCGCCTGCCAGGCGTGCGGCTGCGCTGGGTGCGCGCCCCCCAGGAGCTGGCCGGCGCCGACTGGGTCGTGCTGCCCGGCTCCAAGCACACCAGCGGCGACCTGGCCTGGCTGCGCGCCCAGGGGCTGGACCGCGCCGTCGCCGCCCACGCGGGGCAGGGCGGGGCGGTGCTGGGCCTGTGCGGCGGGCTGCAGATGCTGGGCGAGGCGCTGGTCGATCCGCACGGCATCGACGGCAACGGCCCCGGCCTGGGCCTCCTACCGCTGGTCACCGCCTTCGAACGCGACAAGGTGGTCGCGCCGGCGCGGGAAACCTTCGGCGAGGTCACCGGCCCCTGGGCCGGCCTGTCGGGGGTGGCCGTGCGCGGCTACGAGATCCACCACGGCCACACGGCGCCGCACCCGGCCATGGCGCCGGGCCGGGCGGTGCTGCCGCGCGGCCTGGGCTGGCAGAACGCCGCCGGCAACGTGCTGGGCGTCTACCTGCACGGGTTGTTCGAGGACGCCGGCGTGCAGCAGGCCCTGTTCGGCGCCCGGACGCCCGGGCTCGACACCGTGTTCGACGGCCTGGCCGATTTCCTGGAGCGGCATGTCGCCGCCTCCGTGCTCGAGGACCTGATCCGATGA
- a CDS encoding alkaline phosphatase family protein, which produces MIPRSLFRAAASLLPLLLAACATVTPSPERPRLVVLFVVDGLPQRQVTGYRPQLAPDGLARFLDRGAWYANANYTHAFTVTAAGHATLLTGATPSRTGIVGNEWRDPATGVEVYNTGDTAYRYIGNATQRLDGTSPRNLKADTVGDVLRRADPRAKVIGISGKDRGAILPAGHLGTAYMYMAQSGQFASSTYYMERHPAWVDAFNAARPADRWFKEQWRPLLPEAAYAGSLPDDSPWYGPRGGRLPMTMGAAADSAPNAAYYGSLLRSPFADQLALEFARAAIRGEQLGQDEVPDILVVSLSGHDYVNHAYSAESRLSHDHLLQLDRLLQGFFQDLDTLVGRDRYLAVLSADHGFTPLPEYTKSQGRDAGRVNLREMSARVNAELERSFGATPLVQVSPSSSLVVDRRLAAQRGLDLDRVAEVAREALLREPTIAAAYTRRELERGSLPDAPYFAAARRTWHPDVSGDVQYVLKQGWIATSNAATHGSPYPDDTHVPLLLWGPHWVRAGRVDTPVAPVDLAPTLARVLGLPPPPSSEGKPLP; this is translated from the coding sequence ATGATCCCTCGTTCCCTGTTCCGGGCGGCCGCGTCACTGCTGCCGCTGCTTCTGGCTGCCTGCGCCACCGTCACCCCCAGCCCCGAGAGGCCCCGCCTGGTCGTCCTGTTCGTGGTCGACGGGCTGCCGCAGCGCCAGGTCACCGGCTACCGTCCCCAGCTGGCGCCCGACGGGCTGGCCCGCTTCCTCGACCGCGGCGCCTGGTACGCCAACGCCAACTACACCCACGCCTTCACCGTCACGGCGGCCGGCCATGCCACGCTGCTCACCGGCGCCACGCCCAGCCGCACCGGCATCGTGGGCAACGAATGGCGCGACCCGGCCACCGGCGTCGAGGTCTACAACACCGGTGACACCGCCTATCGCTACATCGGCAATGCCACCCAGCGGCTGGACGGCACCAGCCCGCGCAACCTGAAGGCCGACACCGTCGGCGACGTGCTGCGCCGCGCCGACCCGCGCGCCAAGGTGATCGGCATCTCGGGCAAGGACCGCGGCGCCATCCTGCCGGCCGGCCACCTGGGCACCGCCTACATGTACATGGCGCAGAGCGGCCAGTTCGCCTCCAGCACCTACTACATGGAACGCCATCCGGCCTGGGTCGATGCCTTCAACGCCGCCCGGCCGGCCGACCGCTGGTTCAAGGAGCAGTGGCGGCCGCTGCTGCCCGAGGCCGCCTATGCCGGTTCGCTGCCCGACGACTCGCCCTGGTACGGCCCGCGCGGCGGCCGCCTGCCGATGACCATGGGCGCGGCCGCCGACAGCGCGCCCAACGCCGCCTACTACGGCTCCCTGCTGCGCAGCCCGTTCGCCGACCAGCTGGCGCTGGAGTTCGCCCGCGCCGCCATCCGCGGCGAGCAACTGGGCCAGGACGAGGTGCCCGACATCCTGGTGGTCAGCCTGTCCGGCCACGACTACGTCAACCACGCCTACAGCGCCGAGTCGCGCCTGTCGCACGACCACCTGCTGCAACTGGACCGGCTGCTGCAGGGGTTCTTCCAGGACCTGGACACGCTGGTCGGCCGCGACCGCTACCTGGCGGTGCTGAGCGCCGACCACGGCTTCACGCCGTTGCCGGAGTACACGAAGTCGCAGGGCCGCGATGCCGGCCGGGTGAACCTGCGCGAGATGTCCGCCCGGGTCAACGCGGAGCTGGAACGCAGCTTCGGCGCGACGCCCCTGGTGCAGGTCAGCCCGTCGTCCTCGCTGGTGGTCGACCGCCGGCTCGCGGCCCAGCGCGGCCTCGACCTGGACCGGGTGGCCGAGGTCGCGCGCGAGGCGCTGCTGCGCGAGCCGACCATCGCCGCGGCCTACACCCGCCGCGAACTCGAGCGCGGCAGCCTGCCCGACGCGCCGTACTTCGCCGCCGCGCGCCGCACCTGGCATCCCGACGTCTCGGGCGATGTCCAGTACGTGTTGAAGCAGGGCTGGATCGCCACCAGCAACGCGGCCACCCACGGCTCGCCCTATCCGGACGACACCCACGTGCCCCTCCTGCTGTGGGGACCGCACTGGGTGCGCGCCGGCCGGGTCGACACGCCGGTGGCCCCGGTCGACCTGGCGCCGACGCTGGCGCGCGTGCTCGGCCTGCCGCCGCCCCCGTCCAGCGAGGGCAAGCCGCTGCCCTGA
- a CDS encoding efflux RND transporter periplasmic adaptor subunit, with protein sequence MPDHVTPPPTPVSAPDAGQPPPRRYGRRGLLAGSLATVLVVAALGAGAWYLTRSDAPAPGQAASGAGGAPGGGAPGGAPGGPGGPGASRGGPPTTVGVAVAERGDLNVTLEALGTVVPAATVRVRPQVSGPLQQVLYKEGQMVRKGDLLATIDPRPFEMAVQQASGQRLRDEAQLEAARVTLQRFQTLLQLDSIARQEVDTQAALVKQLEATVVVDKANEGTARLNLAYTRIAAPVSGRVGLRTVDVGNMVSTSDTNGVAVITQLSPIDVQFSVPQDQVNAVLDGAGSAMAVRALDRTRTQLLDTGTFGSLDNLVDAQTGTVKAKARFANADGRLFPSQFVNVQLQLRTLKGATLVPVSAVRAGPNGDQVFVLNPDRTVSLRLVQRGQSTVDKIQIVKGLEPGERVITEGADRLRDGSRVTLPGEAGAGRPRGGASGARPGGGGAPQDAPAAAAPQAGASSPAVASGDGSRRSGSDAPGANPSPSASPPTAATPAATPLPAGPTPAQRQRMLESAQNDPEQLERRKRFLEALDRGDPQALERWQQMQQRARQGGGGAQ encoded by the coding sequence ATGCCCGATCACGTGACTCCCCCGCCGACGCCCGTTTCCGCCCCCGATGCCGGGCAGCCGCCGCCGCGCCGCTACGGCCGCCGCGGCCTGCTGGCCGGCTCCCTCGCCACGGTGCTGGTCGTGGCGGCGCTCGGCGCCGGGGCCTGGTACCTCACCCGCAGCGACGCGCCGGCCCCGGGCCAGGCCGCGTCGGGGGCGGGCGGTGCGCCCGGCGGCGGTGCCCCGGGCGGCGCTCCCGGTGGTCCGGGCGGGCCGGGTGCCAGCCGCGGCGGGCCGCCCACCACCGTGGGGGTGGCGGTGGCCGAACGCGGCGACCTGAACGTGACGCTGGAGGCCCTGGGCACCGTCGTGCCGGCCGCCACGGTCCGCGTGCGGCCGCAGGTGTCGGGCCCGCTGCAGCAGGTGCTCTACAAGGAAGGCCAGATGGTGCGCAAGGGCGACCTGCTGGCCACCATCGACCCGCGGCCGTTCGAGATGGCCGTGCAGCAGGCCTCCGGCCAGCGCCTGCGCGACGAGGCCCAGCTCGAGGCCGCGCGCGTCACGCTGCAGCGCTTCCAGACCCTGCTGCAGCTGGACTCCATCGCCCGCCAGGAGGTCGACACCCAGGCCGCGCTGGTCAAGCAGCTCGAGGCCACCGTCGTGGTCGACAAGGCCAACGAGGGCACGGCGCGCCTGAACCTGGCCTACACCCGCATCGCGGCGCCGGTGTCCGGGCGCGTCGGCCTGCGCACCGTCGACGTGGGCAACATGGTCAGCACCAGCGACACCAACGGCGTCGCGGTGATCACCCAGCTGTCGCCGATCGACGTGCAGTTCTCGGTGCCGCAGGACCAGGTCAACGCCGTCCTGGACGGCGCCGGCTCGGCGATGGCGGTGCGCGCGCTCGACCGCACCCGCACCCAGCTGCTGGACACCGGCACCTTCGGCTCGCTCGACAACCTGGTCGATGCGCAGACCGGCACGGTCAAGGCCAAGGCCCGCTTCGCCAATGCCGACGGCCGGCTGTTCCCCAGCCAGTTCGTGAACGTGCAACTGCAGCTGCGCACGCTCAAGGGCGCCACGCTGGTGCCGGTGAGCGCGGTGCGTGCCGGCCCCAACGGCGACCAGGTGTTCGTGCTCAACCCCGACCGCACGGTGTCGCTGCGGCTGGTGCAGCGCGGCCAGTCGACGGTCGACAAGATCCAGATCGTCAAGGGCCTGGAGCCGGGCGAGCGCGTCATCACCGAAGGCGCCGACCGGCTGCGCGACGGCTCGCGCGTGACCCTGCCCGGCGAGGCCGGGGCCGGCCGCCCGCGCGGCGGCGCCTCGGGCGCGCGTCCGGGCGGCGGCGGCGCCCCGCAGGACGCGCCGGCCGCCGCCGCGCCGCAGGCCGGGGCGTCCTCGCCCGCCGTGGCCAGCGGCGACGGCAGCCGGCGCAGCGGCAGCGACGCGCCGGGCGCCAACCCGTCGCCGTCCGCCTCGCCCCCGACGGCGGCGACGCCCGCGGCCACGCCGCTCCCGGCCGGTCCCACCCCGGCGCAGCGCCAGCGCATGCTGGAGTCGGCCCAGAACGATCCCGAGCAGCTGGAGCGCCGCAAGCGCTTCCTGGAGGCGCTCGACCGCGGCGATCCGCAGGCGCTGGAGCGCTGGCAGCAGATGCAGCAGCGCGCCCGCCAGGGCGGCGGCGGGGCGCAGTGA
- the cobT gene encoding nicotinate-nucleotide--dimethylbenzimidazole phosphoribosyltransferase produces the protein MMVADLHDPALAARLQHLIDHKTKPLGALGRIEALALQIGLVLGSEAPRLEQPQLVVFAADHGLAARGVSAYPDDVTWQMVENFLAGGAAVSVLARQHGLALTVVDCGVRHDFAPRPGLLQRKVAPGTADALAGPAMTRAQCAQALQVGRDVVRSFPGNALLLGEMGIGNTSAAALLLARLTGSALADCVGAGTGLDAAGIERKRAILAQVLERHAAAREPLDALAAFGGFEIAAMAGAVLEAASQRRVVVVDGFITGAAVLVARALAPQVLQRCVFTHRSGERGHELMLRHLGPDAGTPARPLLDLDLRLGEGSGAALAWPLLVSACALLREMASFEAAGVSQAG, from the coding sequence ATGATGGTTGCCGACCTCCACGATCCCGCGCTGGCCGCCCGGCTGCAGCACCTGATCGACCACAAGACCAAGCCGCTGGGCGCGCTGGGCCGCATCGAGGCGCTTGCGCTGCAGATCGGGCTGGTGCTGGGATCGGAGGCGCCGCGGCTGGAGCAGCCGCAGCTGGTGGTGTTCGCGGCCGACCACGGCCTGGCCGCGCGCGGCGTGTCGGCCTACCCGGACGACGTCACCTGGCAGATGGTGGAGAACTTCCTGGCCGGCGGCGCCGCCGTCAGCGTGCTGGCCCGCCAGCACGGGCTGGCGCTGACGGTGGTCGACTGCGGGGTGCGCCACGACTTCGCGCCCCGTCCCGGCTTGTTGCAGCGCAAGGTGGCGCCCGGCACCGCCGACGCGCTGGCCGGCCCCGCCATGACGCGGGCCCAGTGCGCGCAGGCGCTGCAGGTCGGCCGCGACGTGGTGCGCTCGTTCCCGGGCAACGCCTTGCTGCTGGGCGAGATGGGCATCGGCAACACATCGGCGGCGGCCCTGCTGCTGGCCCGCCTCACGGGCAGCGCGCTGGCCGACTGCGTCGGGGCCGGCACCGGCCTGGATGCCGCCGGCATCGAGCGCAAGCGCGCCATCCTGGCGCAGGTGCTGGAGCGGCACGCGGCGGCCCGCGAGCCGCTGGATGCGCTGGCGGCGTTCGGCGGCTTCGAGATCGCCGCCATGGCCGGCGCCGTGCTGGAGGCCGCCAGCCAGCGGCGGGTGGTCGTCGTCGACGGGTTCATCACCGGCGCCGCGGTGCTGGTGGCGCGCGCGCTGGCGCCGCAGGTGCTGCAGCGGTGCGTGTTCACGCACCGCTCCGGCGAGCGCGGCCACGAGCTGATGCTGCGCCACCTGGGTCCGGACGCCGGCACGCCGGCCCGCCCGCTGCTCGATCTGGACCTGCGTCTGGGCGAGGGCTCGGGGGCGGCCCTGGCCTGGCCGCTGCTGGTGTCGGCCTGCGCGCTGCTGCGCGAGATGGCCAGCTTCGAGGCCGCCGGGGTGTCGCAGGCCGGGTGA
- a CDS encoding efflux RND transporter permease subunit codes for MSPSRPFILRPVATSLLMLAIVLAGLVGLRFLPLSALPQVDYPTIQVQTLYPGASPEVMAQTVTAPLERQFGQMPGLSRMSSTSAAGVSIVTLQFGLGLALDVAEQQVQAAINAGSSLLPADLPAPPVYAKVNPADAPVLTLAITSDTLPLTEVQGIVNTRLALKISQVGGVGLVTLAGGQRPAVRIQVDTRALAAQGLGLDSVRTAITAANANAAKGSIDGPTRSWSINANDQLVRAEDYAQLVVAYRNNAPVRLGEVAQVVSSAENVRLGAWAGSTAGGAQLTPAIVLDVQRQPGANVIATVDAIKQRLPELTSGLPAGLQVQVLSDRTSGIRASVHHVQLELVLAVLLVVLVIFAFLHSARATLIASVAVPVSLIGTCGAMYLLGYSLNNLSLMALTIATGFVVDDAIVMIENIARHIEDGVPPMEAALRGAGEIGFTIISLTVSLVAVLIPLLFMGDVVGRLFREFAVTLAVTILISAVVSLTLVPMMSARWLRAHPGGEAAGTGWGARLTRSFDRLIHQYDRALVWVLARQGATLVVAVLTLVVTVLLYLAIPKGLFPTQNTGQLQVRVEAAQSVSFATMAQLQQEVARRVLQDPAVETLSSLVGVDAANNTMLHTGRLLVNLKSARGSLEPVMERIRRAGEQVPGVTMRVQPVQDLTIDAESGPTQYRLSLEGADTATVNDWAQRLAEKLRTVPQLRNVVSDAGATGSSLLVDIDRDTAARLSITASAIDDALYSAFGQRIVSTIFTETNQYRVILEARPEAQVTPQALGQVLLRSGSGDAVPLSAIARLVETRSPLQITHVAQYPATTVGFDPAPGVALGRAVDAVRTAARDVGLPGSVTLSFLGASGAYEASLTNQLWLILAAVVCVYIVLGVLYESYVHPVTILSTLPSAGVGALLMLMVTGNDLGVIGIIGIILLIGIVKKNAIMMIDFALDAQRQEGKSPREAIHQAALLRFRPILMTTLAALFAAVPLMLGWGEGAELRRPLGLSIFGGLVVSQLLTLFTTPVIYLGFERLGQRWRGRPQTQLPVPGQSQAYGPAGGE; via the coding sequence ATGAGCCCCTCCCGTCCGTTCATCCTGCGGCCGGTCGCGACCTCGCTGCTGATGCTGGCGATCGTGCTGGCCGGCCTGGTGGGCCTGCGCTTCCTGCCACTGTCGGCGCTGCCGCAGGTCGACTACCCGACCATCCAGGTCCAGACCCTCTACCCGGGCGCCAGCCCGGAGGTGATGGCGCAGACCGTCACCGCGCCGCTGGAGCGCCAGTTCGGCCAGATGCCGGGCCTGTCGCGCATGAGTTCGACGAGCGCCGCCGGGGTGTCCATCGTCACCCTGCAGTTCGGCCTGGGGCTGGCGCTCGACGTCGCCGAGCAGCAGGTGCAGGCGGCCATCAACGCCGGCTCCTCGCTGCTGCCGGCCGACCTGCCGGCGCCGCCGGTGTACGCCAAGGTCAACCCGGCCGACGCGCCGGTGCTCACCCTGGCCATCACGTCCGACACCCTGCCGCTGACCGAGGTGCAGGGCATCGTCAACACCCGGCTGGCCCTGAAGATCAGCCAGGTGGGCGGGGTCGGCCTGGTCACGCTGGCCGGCGGCCAGCGGCCGGCGGTGCGCATCCAGGTCGACACGCGCGCGCTGGCCGCCCAGGGGCTGGGCCTGGACAGCGTGCGCACCGCCATCACGGCCGCCAACGCCAACGCCGCCAAGGGCAGCATCGACGGGCCCACGCGCTCGTGGAGCATCAACGCCAACGACCAGCTGGTGCGGGCGGAGGACTACGCCCAGCTGGTGGTGGCCTACCGCAACAACGCGCCGGTGCGCCTGGGCGAGGTGGCCCAGGTGGTCTCCAGCGCCGAGAACGTGCGCCTGGGCGCCTGGGCCGGCAGCACCGCCGGCGGCGCGCAGCTCACGCCCGCCATCGTGCTGGACGTGCAGCGCCAGCCGGGCGCCAACGTCATCGCCACCGTCGACGCCATCAAGCAGCGCCTGCCCGAGCTCACCTCCGGCCTGCCGGCCGGGCTGCAGGTGCAGGTGCTGTCCGACCGCACCAGCGGCATCCGCGCCTCGGTGCACCACGTGCAGCTGGAGCTGGTGCTGGCCGTGCTGCTGGTCGTGCTGGTGATCTTCGCCTTCCTGCACAGCGCCCGCGCCACGCTCATCGCCAGCGTGGCGGTGCCGGTGTCGCTGATCGGGACCTGCGGGGCCATGTACCTGCTGGGCTACAGCCTGAACAACCTGTCGCTGATGGCGCTGACCATCGCCACCGGCTTCGTGGTCGACGACGCCATCGTGATGATCGAGAACATCGCGCGCCACATCGAGGACGGCGTGCCGCCCATGGAGGCGGCGCTGCGCGGGGCCGGCGAGATCGGCTTCACCATCATCTCGCTGACGGTCTCGCTGGTGGCGGTGCTCATCCCGCTGCTGTTCATGGGCGACGTCGTGGGGCGCCTGTTCCGCGAGTTCGCCGTCACGCTGGCGGTCACCATCCTCATCTCGGCCGTGGTGTCGCTGACGCTGGTGCCCATGATGTCGGCGCGCTGGCTGCGGGCCCACCCGGGTGGCGAGGCCGCGGGCACCGGCTGGGGCGCCCGGCTCACGCGCAGCTTCGACCGCCTGATCCACCAGTACGACCGGGCGCTGGTCTGGGTGCTGGCGCGCCAGGGCGCCACGCTGGTGGTTGCGGTGCTGACGCTGGTGGTCACCGTGCTGCTCTACCTGGCCATTCCCAAGGGTCTGTTCCCGACCCAGAACACCGGCCAGCTGCAGGTGCGGGTGGAAGCCGCCCAATCGGTGTCGTTCGCCACCATGGCGCAGCTGCAGCAGGAGGTGGCGCGCCGGGTGCTGCAGGACCCGGCCGTCGAGACGCTCAGCAGCCTGGTGGGGGTTGATGCCGCCAACAACACCATGCTGCACACCGGCCGCCTGCTGGTGAACCTCAAGAGCGCCCGCGGCAGCCTGGAGCCGGTGATGGAGCGCATCCGCCGCGCCGGCGAGCAGGTGCCCGGCGTCACGATGCGGGTGCAGCCGGTGCAGGACCTGACCATCGACGCCGAGTCGGGCCCCACCCAGTACCGCTTGTCGCTCGAGGGCGCGGACACCGCCACGGTCAACGACTGGGCCCAGCGCCTGGCCGAGAAGCTGCGCACCGTGCCGCAACTGCGCAACGTGGTGTCGGATGCGGGCGCAACCGGCTCGTCGCTGCTGGTCGACATCGACCGCGACACGGCCGCGCGCCTGAGCATCACCGCATCGGCCATCGACGACGCGCTGTACAGCGCATTCGGCCAGCGCATCGTCTCGACCATCTTCACCGAGACCAACCAGTACCGCGTCATCCTGGAGGCGCGGCCGGAGGCGCAGGTGACGCCGCAGGCGCTGGGCCAGGTGCTGCTGCGCAGCGGCTCGGGCGACGCGGTGCCGCTGTCGGCCATCGCCCGGCTGGTGGAGACCCGTTCGCCGCTGCAGATCACGCACGTGGCGCAGTACCCCGCCACGACCGTGGGCTTCGACCCGGCGCCGGGCGTGGCGCTGGGGCGTGCCGTCGATGCGGTGCGCACCGCCGCCCGCGACGTCGGGCTGCCCGGCAGCGTGACGCTGAGCTTCCTGGGCGCCTCGGGTGCATACGAGGCCTCGCTCACCAACCAGCTGTGGCTGATCCTGGCGGCTGTGGTCTGCGTCTACATCGTGCTGGGCGTGCTCTACGAGAGCTACGTGCACCCGGTGACGATCCTGTCGACGCTGCCGTCGGCTGGCGTCGGCGCGCTGCTGATGCTGATGGTCACCGGCAACGACCTGGGCGTGATCGGCATCATCGGCATCATCCTGCTGATCGGCATCGTCAAGAAGAACGCGATCATGATGATCGACTTCGCCCTCGATGCTCAGCGCCAGGAGGGCAAGTCGCCGCGCGAGGCGATCCACCAGGCCGCGCTGCTGCGCTTCCGGCCGATCCTGATGACGACGCTGGCGGCGCTGTTCGCGGCGGTGCCCCTGATGCTCGGGTGGGGCGAGGGCGCCGAACTGCGCCGGCCGCTCGGCCTGTCCATCTTCGGCGGCCTGGTGGTCAGCCAGCTGCTCACGCTGTTCACCACGCCGGTCATCTATCTCGGCTTCGAGCGGCTGGGACAGCGCTGGCGCGGCCGGCCGCAGACGCAGCTGCCGGTGCCGGGGCAGTCCCAGGCCTACGGGCCCGCGGGGGGCGAATGA
- a CDS encoding ABC transporter ATP-binding protein translates to MRPDIALAARDLRVALGGRDVLHGIDVSLPVARWTAVVGPNGAGKTTLLKALAHLLPASGAIELLGRPQAQWGARERGRALAWLGQGESGAEDLRAGDVVRLGRLPHQAWLAAPSAADAAAVEGAMRATQCWEWRGRALGELSGGERQRVLLARALAVQAPVLLMDEPLANLDPPHQADWLALVRAHVAAGGTVVSVLHELTLALQADDLLVVAGGRLAHHGACTDARTHAALRAVFGGRVQVHEVGGRWVALPGG, encoded by the coding sequence ATGAGGCCGGACATCGCGCTGGCTGCCCGCGACCTGCGCGTGGCGCTGGGCGGCCGCGACGTGCTGCACGGCATCGACGTGTCCCTGCCGGTCGCCCGCTGGACCGCCGTCGTGGGCCCGAACGGCGCCGGCAAGACCACGCTGCTCAAGGCGTTGGCCCACCTGCTGCCGGCCAGCGGCGCCATCGAGCTGCTTGGGCGGCCGCAGGCGCAATGGGGCGCGCGCGAGCGGGGGCGCGCCCTCGCCTGGCTGGGGCAGGGCGAGTCGGGGGCGGAAGACCTGCGCGCCGGCGACGTCGTGCGCCTCGGGCGCCTGCCGCACCAGGCCTGGCTGGCGGCACCCTCCGCGGCCGACGCCGCGGCGGTGGAGGGCGCCATGCGGGCCACCCAGTGCTGGGAGTGGCGCGGCCGTGCGCTGGGCGAGCTGTCGGGCGGCGAGCGGCAGCGCGTGCTGCTGGCGCGCGCGCTGGCGGTCCAGGCCCCGGTGCTGCTCATGGACGAGCCGCTGGCCAACCTCGATCCGCCGCACCAGGCCGACTGGCTGGCGCTGGTGCGCGCCCATGTCGCCGCCGGCGGCACGGTGGTCAGCGTGCTGCACGAGCTGACCCTGGCGCTGCAGGCCGACGACCTGCTGGTCGTCGCGGGGGGCCGGCTGGCGCACCACGGCGCCTGCACCGATGCGCGCACCCATGCCGCGCTGCGCGCCGTCTTCGGCGGCCGGGTGCAGGTGCACGAAGTCGGCGGCCGCTGGGTCGCGCTGCCGGGCGGGTGA